The genomic segment ACTTCCCCATATGTTATTGTCCGCAGCCAGACCACTGTCCTTTTTGACTCAGTAGGCCACCTGAAAGCCTTGCCCAAGTCTTTGCTTATACTTGTGCCCCATGTACCTTCATGCTTTCACCTTCCACCTGTTCTCCAACTTCTTCCTCGCTGCCCTAGGACCTTTGTATTACTGGTTTCTCTGCCAGAAACACTACTCCACCACATGCCAacattctcccctccctcccttcctccctccctccctccctctgttcctTCCACAGGAAAGCTTCCTTTCACACCTCTCTGCTATCATTGCTCAGAGACCCAGTGATTTCCTTCTGTAGCACTCAGCGCTCCTGTCCTGGTAGTTTACTCTCTTTCCAGTTTAGGAATAAGCTCCGATAGACAGAGGCCATGTGTCCTGTTTATTGCTGTAGTCCCAGTGCAGCCTGTGCCTTAAGACACAGAAGCCTTGTGCGTGTTTAGTGTAGAGCTATTTCATCCATTCTTCAAGCCCCATTACATTACCTGTGTACATATTTAGTCACTTGCTACTCATCTTCCCCTACTGGATGCTCCACAGCTGCATTAACTCTAGAAGCTGGAAGTTAACCTGTTTCTCTtacatctctctcttttccaaccagagcactgttcacctctggcttatggtgatactggtgattgaacccggacctttgctgcctcaggcatgaaagtctttttgcatggtcATTTTGCTATCTCCTTGCCTCTCTAAAATCTCTTGGTAAAACGTATTCCATTCCATGGTTAATAATCCTTTAACAtaacctcctccccccccaccccccaccgtccTACAGAATATACCCAAATTCTCTTAGAAGAATATTCTTtcttggttattgctggggctcagtgcctgcaccatgaatctactgctcctggtggaggccatttttttcctcttttgttgcccttgttgtagccttgttgtggttattattgttattgttgatgttgttcgttgttggataggacagagaaatggagagaggaggggaagacagagaaggggagagaaagacacctgcagacctgcttcaccgcctgtgaagcgacacccctgcaggtggggagctgggggctcgaaccaggatccttaagaagAATATTCTAAGTCCTTCTCTGCCAGACCTTAATGTGTACTACCCATGCACTAGGACTGCCCCGGGTCTTGGCCACACCAGATGTGCTCTTCTTTCTCTGCGTCAGGGCGGTGCGATAATGGATGTTGAATGAATGCTCTTGGCAATGTCGTCCCAGttcctgctgtcctttctgaCTGAAATCACCCATGTTTCCTCTGTCCCATATAACTTTCAGGGTGCAATTAGGTCTCTGTAGCATGCTTTTAAGTTACATGGaacagaggatatatatatatatatatatatatatatatatatcccactagAAAGAAAAGCTGGCTGCATTGTATGCATACCAACATCTTTAGGGTGACAAACTGAGGATTAAGCATGAATtttcaatgaagaaataaattttttttaaaaagcatgaatttttttttttcctcctccagggttattgctgggcttggtgcctgcaccatgaatccaccgctcctggaggccattttttttcccgcttttgttgcctttgttgtagcttcgttgtggctattattattgcccttgttgacgcaactcgttgttggataggacagagagaaatggagagaggaggggaagacagagaaggggagagaaagacagacacctgcagacctgcttcaccgcctgggaagcgactcccctgcaggtggggagctgggggctcgaaccgggatccttacaccggtccttgtgctttgcgccacatgcgcttaaccctctgcgccaccgcccgacccccaaaaagcATGAATTTTAACTAGTCATACTCTGTAactttctttgtaactggattgtACTGGGACCTGTTTCCCTATCTGTATAATAAGAGGATCCGGTTGAGCTAACTGAGAACTCATCTGGAgggcccaggcggtggcacacctggctaagtgcattttacaatgtgcaaggacctgggttcaattcccaggccccacctgcagggggaagcttcacaagcagtgaagcagcactgtatcttaccttctccctctctatataactccctcccctctcaacttctttctgtcctgttaaataaaataaagttagcgGGGGGAAATAAAAAGACTCATCTGGCTAGACTTCAGTCAGTTTTGACTGAGTGAACTCGCTCACGAATATCCTATAGATGTGACTGTTCCCAAGCCTGGGAATTGATGCTGGCCTTTGCATTAAGACTGTGGAGTCTGTGAAGACACAGTTGTTTGGTGAGAATGCTGTGAAGACTGAGGACCAAATTGATGTAACCCAGAATCTCCACGTCAGGgataattgactttttttttctttagctaattatatgtatttaattttcaACCTGTGCATTGTTATTTGATATGTAACTTTTTTTATAGGGCATTAAAACACCTTGATTAAAAAATAGGTCATGTGAGTCATTCTTCACTTGCATCCTTTAGAATTTCTGGGCACAGAGGCAAATTTCAGGGAGGCCAGCAACAGCTATATTAATAGCTCTTATTGCCTGAGAGAGCTTAAGTTCATTGTTCAGTCAGCCAGTTTGATTCTGGTGAAGCTTGGACCCTAATATAAGAACTAATGTAGGACAGACATAAGGCCAAAAGATTAAGAAGCATATTAGAACAGAATGCTGTCTCAATATGTGGGAGAGAGTGTCTCTGTATCATTTATTAGAGGATTGAGAACttgtgagacaaaaaaaaaaaaaaagctatctgaGGGTCCAGGCAGTACCCAGTACAGTGCATGtaccaccatgtgcaaagaccttggttcgagcccccagtcctcacctgcagggcaggggacatgtcaccagtagtgaagcaaagctgcagttgTCACCTTCTCTCCAgctctatctccccgtcctctctgtttctatcaaaagagaaagtgggctgggcagtggctcactcagttgagcacacattatagtgctcaaggaccctggttaaaATCCCTCATCTCAGCCTggagggggcaagcttcatgaatggtggagctgtgctgaggatatttctctttcaccctccctgtctcctctctcaatttgcctctaccccccccaaaaaaaaaaaaaaccagctaaATTAACAAAAGCGTAAAAACGGCTGTCAGAAGCAGTAGACTCATCAGTGCAGGCACAGGGCCCCATTAAGAACCACAAGCGACTATTTTGAAACACTGCTCAGGCCACTACAGGTGGGGTTTGTGTAGGACTGAGGGAAGACTGGAAACTGAGAGGAGCACCAGCAAGTTTGGTGCCTGGGACCGACCCTACTCTGATCTTCCAGAGAGCGACGTCATCTGACATCGCCCCTTCCTTTTGCCCCATTTGTGTCCTAGCATGCCAAAAGTGAGCATGAATCAAAAAATAGAGAAATGTGTGTGAGGTGAACAGGATCTAGGCGGGTAAAAGAAGTGATCCCTGGGCCGGCCAAGGGCTCCTCACAGTGGTGTACTCATCACTACAGTACATCTCTTCCTTGCCAAGAGATTCTCATCACATCTGTTCTCAGGACTTCTGTGTAGGGAGGAAATGCTTGTGgagaaataaacagaaattaTAGTACAATGGTCTAGTTCTAGTGAACATGTTCTTTAGATTCCAGGGTGAATGGGGGCAACGAAGCCGCagagatgtgtttttttttcttttttttgttatctttatttattgcatagagacagtcagaaatcgagcagaagggagagacagagacacctgcaattctgctttaccactcacaaagctttccccttgcaggtggggacccagggcttgaacctgggcccttgcacgttgcaacagatgcgccaccacctagccccaaagttgttaaatttttttgtgttttttttttttgattgtgtatttctttcttcttattattattttttaaatttatttctttattggggaattaatgttttacattcaacagtaaatgcaatagtttgtacatgcataacattccccaatttcccatataacaatacaacccccactaggtcctctgtcatccttcttgggcctgtattctccccgcccttttttgtgtttttttgaaaccttttattatgatttattcccttttgctgcccttgttttattgttgtagctattgttgttgttgttggataggagagagagaaatggagagaagaggggaagacagagatggggaaagaaagacagacacctgcagacctgcttcactgcttgtcaagtgaccctgcaggtggggagccgggggttggaagcGATCCTTAGGCTTGTCCTGGCTCTTcctgccctgtgtgcttaacccactgcactcccgcCTGGCCCTGGGTTTTTAATTTCAAAGTAACCTTTATTctgcaatatattttttaaagtattaatttcttcaagagaaagataggcagagagagaaccgacattaatctggtacatgtgctgctgggggttgaatcagGACCTAAGGGTTGAGAATCCACCTCCCGGAGCTCTgcaacatttaatttttattttttaagtgcaCGGGAAAAGTATTAACCCTCTAGTGTGAAAAAAGTGGCGGCTATGCAGCTTTGACCTtgcagttttttttccccaagacgaCGCCCTCTAAGTGAACTTGAACATGGCTAatccactccccagcccccagcaatgCTCTACTCCGGTTTATAATGGTGcaaggggattgaatctggaattcAGGAGTCTCAGACATGTCTCTGCATAACCAGGATGCAATCTGCCCCGCCACGCCGCACCCCCCAACGGATCTGATTTCTGCAGATTTTGTTGAGCGCGTAGGGTCTGTTCACCACGCCTTCCCACAGGAAGAAATGCAGCTTCGGTGAGATAAACTTGCTCAAGCTCACGCACGAGTCTGAGCAAGAACCCGAACCTGCGTGGAGCTGTTTCAAGCCCGTGGGCTGGAATGAAAACTGGAGCCGCGGGAGGCAGAAGGCAGCTCGGCTCCGCCACGCTCCCCTCCTTGCCCCGTCCAGCCGGAAAGACAAGCCCTTCCGCGACCAAGGCCTCGCGAGAACGGACCATTCCGAGTCAGGCTCCGCCCTACTTCCGCTGACCCGTCGTTGTCATTGGCTCGTGGCGGACTATATAAACACGTCACTTCCGCCCGCCGCTCCTTTCCGCACTACCCAAAGACGGGCCCATACGGCGTTGTTCTCGGTGAGTTCGCAGGGGCGTGTGTTGCGTCTCCCAGCCCCGCCGGCACGGGCTTTATTTGCTCGGAAGAGGGTGTAGGAGCACTGGAGGTGGGAGCCCGCCGGCAGCTTGAACCTGCGGCTCGCGGGGCGCTTCTTGGCGCGGCGGCCGGCGCGTGGCGGCCCGCGGGCTCCCGCAAGGCCCGGCGAGAGGAGGCGCGGGGGCGCGCACCGGGTCCCCCCAGCACCTGCGCCGGCTCCGCGGCGTGGCGGCTTAGGGCCCTGGGGCCAGGGAGAACGTGGCCACGCTCCCAGCCGCCAGCGGGGCGATCCTGGGTGGGTTCTGGCCCCCGCCCGGGCGGTCAGAATGCGCCGAAGTCACTGGCCAGACGGGCTCGGTCGGCCTGCTTCAGCGTTTTGCCCCAGGTCCGTGTGCATCCGCCCTCTAGAAGCCACGTGAGTGGAGCCATGTGGGAGACgcgtttctttttattttatgtattactgGTCTGAGACCGAGAAGTTGGGAAGATTGCgagagccagacacctgcagccctgcttcactcgccacgtttccccccgcaggtgcaggaccaggggcttgaacgcgggTCCTCGGGCGCCGTAATGTGAGCGcccaaccaggcgcgccaccctTGATGCCTTGTATtgcacttaacttttttttttttgagtgtttaTTTTACTCCCTTTTGACGTCCTTGTTTTACTgtggttactgttggataggacagagaactggaaagagatggggaagacgggagagaaagacagacacctgcagacctgcttcaccgcccgtgaagcgactcccctgcaggtggggagccgggggctcgaaccgggatccttaacgccggtccttgcgctttgcgccacgtgcgcttaacccgctgcgccaccgcccgactcccagtatttcaCTTCTGTAGGTAGTTACACTCTGCGCCATCACTTGCAGTTCTTGTCCCGAAGGATGCtacttttgattgcagagtagtagtccacGACGTGTCCATAACCTGAGCCACTCAACTCTCGGTAGGCGCACTTAGGCTGTTTCCATCCTTTGGCCACTGGATAAGGCAGCTATAAATAGGTCCCTTTGGATAAGTCTTGTCATGTCCTTTGGCCTAAGGCACCGTGTTGCTGGGTTATAAGGTGTTCGGGTGTTTATTGAGCACCTTTTAATAttattcattggacagagacagaagttgaaaggggaggggagagagacaggcctgcagccctgctttgccacttctgAAGGTTTCCACCtccgggtggggaccaggggctggaacctgggtccttggacaccaTAATGTGAGCACCCAACTAGGTGCACCTTCCTGCCCCTTCCCGGGTTTATTGAAGGACTCTTAATACAGTCTCCCAAAGGGGCTGCTCAGGTAtttggatccccccccccccccaggttcccGTCGTAACTTAAAGGGAAACATTCACAATGTCCGGAGCCCTTGATGTCCTGCAAATGAAGGAGGAGGATGTCCTCAAGTTCCTGGCAGCGGGAACCCACCTCGGTGGCACCAACCTCGATTTCCAAATGGAGCAGTACATCTACAAGAGGAAAAGTGACGGTCAGTCGGGGTCCCTTCTTTCTGTGTTCCAGCGGTTCTCCCGAGCTCTGCGTGGTAGTTCGTGGGTACTGGTGCAGGTTTGTGCTGAGTGCTGGGAAAAGAGGTGAGCGGAACAGCTTGATTTGGAAAGAATTAAGGGGGGGGATTCAACTTCAGCTTGAGAGTAACAGACCTAAGCTTAGATGTGTGATAGGTGCTGGGCAGGTCGAGCGGggcgaggaggaggagcagcatgTGCACACCATTAAAGCTCAGGGTGGAGGCCGGTTCTGGCCTGTGAACTTCTGAGTGTCGGAGGTGTGCTACAGCAACGGCAGGGTTTCGCTAACACCAGGAGAGCTCGGCTCTATGACTGGAGTTTGCTAGTGCTCTCTGCCACATTCAGCTGCTCAGAGGAGTGTGCGTCGCAGCACCTGGCCAGGGGTTGAGTGTCCTGCTGTCTCCTAGGCATCTACATCATCAACTTGAAGAGGACCTGGGAGAAGCTGCTGCTGGCCGCGCGCGCTATTGTTGCCATAGAGAATCCAGCTGACGTCAGTGTGATCTCTTCCAGGAACACTGGCCAGGTGTGCAGGGCCTGTGTGTTGGGGTGAAGGACCTCCCCGTTGGagtttccagctccccacctgcaggggagctggacaggcagtgaagcaggtctgcaggtgtcttacctttctccccctgtcttcccctcctctccatttctctgtcctacccaacaaggacgccagtaacaataacaactacaataataaaagggcaacaaaaggaaaagtgagGGAGCAACAGGAACCCTGATGGTTCACATGTCGTTCAGTCTCACGGATGATGTATGCGCACCTCAGCTTTACACGTCACTTCGTGCCGCTGACCATCCGAGAGCTGATGGATTCATGACATTCTGTAGCTAAAGCAGAGCTTAATTTAACGTGTCTTTTGCAAAGGTCTAAGGGAGGCCAGTTGTAAGGCAAATTAATCCTTTTGGTCTTCTGTTGACATGCTTTTCTGTTGAAGATAATGGGGATCTTGAGGGTTGGCTTACAAGGTTTCAAGATTTCATCCCATTTCTGATTAAAATAGTTTGGCTTGGATTTTTTTATATGTGACAAATTACTGCTCTAGAAAACGTACTGGCTGTCCATCTAGATTGGTCTAGGTGATGTTTGGGgcttaagacaaagcagaagggcCCTCACTTGGATCTCCTCTTTTGTGAGTGTGGTTAGTAGGTTACAAgactaagattacaatgtattagttcaccaaaattctgtgtcctcaccttcctgcctcccaaagataaccatcataattctcacaagtctaTGAAAGTTAGCTTTTAATCTCTAGAAAAGCAATTTTACCTCTTAATAGAAAATGGAGAAAATCAGCAGAACACAAGACAGATTTGGTGCCATTAGATTGGACCCACAGTCCACAGCTCTTCCTGGGTTGCAGCTTGCTTTTTTGAAATTAACACGCAGAGAAGGGTGATAGTGTTTATATAGGTAGCGCGGAGATTTTGGCCAGAGGCTGGGGAGATTTGATTGCCACACTCCCATGTATTAATTAGCTTGATTTCCATAGCTATGAGGAACTTGCCCACATCACTCCTGAGTAGTCCACTTGTAAGAAACCCAGGACAGTGGTTCCGGTGCCTTAGGAAGCAGTGATTCAGATAACCAAAGAAAAGTGTCGGTGGAAAGTTAACTTGCAGAGGGTCTGGGTCTTGGGTGGAGGCTTGTTTCACATTCCCTGGCTTTtaagtgctctttttttttttttttttttggatgtagCAATACAGACTGATAGAACTATTTGGCAGTTTTAGTGTTTTGAGAAGTTTGAGGTTTTCAACTAGATGTAATGGTGACAGTCTGGAAAGATTTTATGACTCCCTCTAAAGTGCTCCTGTCCTTAGCGAGCTGTGCTGAAGTTTGCTGCTGCCACTGGAGCCACTCCGATTGCTGGTCGCTTCACTCCTGGAACCTTCACTAACCAGATCCAGGCTGCTTTCCGGGAGCCAAGGCTTCTCGTGGTTACTGACCCCAGGGCCGACCACCAGCCTCTCACAGAGGCTTCTTACGTTAACCTGCCTACCATCGCCCTGTGTAACACAGACTCTCCTCTGCGCTATGTGGACATTGCCATTCCCTGCAACAACAAGGTACGGGTTGACCTCAGGTTCAGTACAAGTGCTCTAGGAAAACTTGGGGAGATTCATCTGCACATTGTTAGAGCTTGGAGTTGAGGCCACTGGCTGGCTTGTGAACTCTCAAGTGTAGGTAGTGTGCTACACGAGGGGCAAGTTTTTCGCTAACACCACGAGGGTCTCTGGCCCAATGAGTGGAGTTGGATAGTAATTCTTGCTACAATATGTAAAGTTGATGTGTTTTAGTAATGATGAaatttttttgtagtatttttatttttatttattccctttttgttgtccttgctgtttattgttgttgatgttggataggacagaaatggagagaggggaagacagacacctgcagacctgcttcactgcc from the Erinaceus europaeus chromosome 21, mEriEur2.1, whole genome shotgun sequence genome contains:
- the RPSA gene encoding small ribosomal subunit protein uS2 isoform X2 gives rise to the protein MSGALDVLQMKEEDVLKFLAAGTHLGGTNLDFQMEQYIYKRKSDGIYIINLKRTWEKLLLAARAIVAIENPADVSVISSRNTGQRAVLKFAAATGATPIAGRFTPGTFTNQIQAAFREPRLLVVTDPRADHQPLTEASYVNLPTIALCNTDSPLRYVDIAIPCNNKGAHSVGLMWWMLAREVLRMRGTISREHPWEVMPDLYFYRDPEEIEKEEQAAAEKAVTKEEFQGEWTAPAPEFTAAQPEVADWSEGVQVPSVPIQQFPTDWSAQPATEDWSAAPTAQATEWVGTTTEWS
- the RPSA gene encoding small ribosomal subunit protein uS2 isoform X1, with translation MSGALDVLQMKEEDVLKFLAAGTHLGGTNLDFQMEQYIYKRKSDGIYIINLKRTWEKLLLAARAIVAIENPADVSVISSRNTGQRAVLKFAAATGATPIAGRFTPGTFTNQIQAAFREPRLLVVTDPRADHQPLTEASYVNLPTIALCNTDSPLRYVDIAIPCNNKGAHSVGLMWWMLAREVLRMRGTISREHPWEVMPDLYFYRDPEEIEKEEQAAAEKAVTKEEFQGEWTAPAPEFTAAQPEVADWSEGVQVPSVPIQQFPTEDWSAQPATEDWSAAPTAQATEWVGTTTEWS